AAATAAACGTGATTCTTTGGGAAATACTGCCCTATATTATGCTTCCGGAAAAGGTGCCAAAGATATTGTAAAAGCTATCTTGGAGGCAGGAGCAGATGCAAGTCTTGCAAATAATAACAGCAATACACCGCTGCATATTGTCTCCCAAAGCGGTAATAAAGATATTATAAAAGCATTGCTGGAGGCGGGTGCAGATATTAATGCAACGGATAACCAGGGAAAAACTCCGCTTATTTATACAGTAATTGCAGGAAGAACAGAAACAGCAAAAACTTTACTAAAAGCAGGAGCGGATAAAACCTTAAAAGACAATCAGGGATTATCAGCCATTGATTATGCCACTTCTGCAGGACTGAGAGACCTTATTGAGTTACTGCAATATAGTGGTCAGAATAAAGATGCAAAAGGAAATACCCCTCTTCATCAAGCTTGTTTCAATGGACAAAGTGAAGTGGTACAAGTTCTGTTGAAACATCCGGATGTTATGATTGATGCGTTGAATGATGCAGGTGATTCACCATTAAATATTGCATGCCGTATAAAAAGTGTTGTCATAGTAGAAGAGCTGTTAAAACACAAGGCGGATACAAATCTTAAGCTGTTAAATGGGAATGCACCTTTGCATTTTCTTGCACATCAGGGAAATCAGGCAATAGGTAAGTTGCTGATAAAATATGGAGCAGATGTCAATATTAAGAATGAAAGCAGTGAAACACCATTAATTGTTGCCGCACTTTCAGGAAATAACGATTTTGTGAATTTATTAATCGAGCATGAAGCTGATGTAAAGGCTGTTGATAATACGGGACATAATGCACTTTACTATGCTAGTGAAGGCGGATATACAGAAATTGTGGAGTCCCTCCTCACTGCTGGTTCAGATATGTAATATAAAAATTGTAAGATGCGTCACAGGATTGAGCTTTTAAACAATACAGAATTCAATAAAATAAGTAAGAGACGAGAGATGACATAAGCTAAGTTATCGGCACTATTTAAGCAGTGCTTGATAACTTAGCTGTTTTAGTATACAAATTTATCTGGTTCCTTTTTAGTTAGAATTGTTTTTTATGAAACGTTTTTGAAAGTACATAATACCATGTTAGGTTTAAAAGGTTAAAATACTACAGGGATGTTAAATATCTACTATTGTTGTAAAATTATTCAAAAGGTATAATAGAACACATGATATACAGTAAAAAGTATACTATATGACGAAGTAATAATTAGGAAATACCATAAAGGATAAAAAAATATATAAAAAGTCATATTAAAAACCGAATTAATAGGATGGATTCGGAGAAAATTTGTACATGGTAAGAATGGATTGGAGGAAGAAAACCAGTGAGTCAGACTGGACAATATAGTTAATAATGGGACTAGCCATTATTATATAAATCAAAATCAAGGAGGGATTCAGTATGAAAAAGGCAAAAAAGGTTATATGTATCATGTTGACTATGCTTTATATTTTGTCCATGTGCCTGACAAGCTATGCAGCAACCGATGCGGAAACAACCTCTGCACCAAAGAATTATGCCTGTTATTATGTTGATAATAACGGCAGTGATAGTAACAACGGCAGTAAACAGGCTCCTTTTCAAACAATACAAAGGGCAAAGGAGGCGGTGCGAACACGAATCGGTGAAGGCAGACTGCCAGAAGGAGGCGCAAGGATATATCTTCGTGGGGGTATCTACTATATGTACGATTCGCTGGTCTTTGAACCTGAGGACTCCGGTTACGAAGAGGGAAAGATTATATACACAGCTTATCCGGGAGAGGAGGTAAGGATATCCGGAAGTAAACCCATTGAACAGAGTTGGTTCCGACCCATAACGGAGGAAGAGAAAACACCGATTATTGATCAGGAGGCTGCCAGTAGAGTAATGGTTGCTGATTTAAGAAACAATGGTATCACCGAGTATGGGGAACTGAATACCAGGGGGTATCATTATTTCAACAAAGGCCAGTATATGGCAGCGGAATTAATTGTCAATGGAGAAAATCAGACCCTTGCGCGCTATCCTAATGAGGGAACTATCCCGGTTAATAACAAGAATCTGCTGCCGGAGGAAATGTCCTTTAAGTATGAAAATGAAAGGCCGTCAAGTTGGGTAAATGCAACGGATGCGTGGATTTGCGGTACTTTATCGATTAATTATGAAAATAATTATTATCCAATTGATAATATTAATACGACAGAGAAAAAAATTAAGCTAAAGGAAGGAAAGATAAAGACCTATTATACAAACGGTTGGTATTTTGCAGAAAATCTTCTGGAAGAAATGGATCAGGTAGGAGAATATTACATAGACCGTGAAAATGGAAAGCTTTATTATCTACCGCCCGAAGATTTTAATACTAATAATTATACGATTGAACTATCTACCATAGGTAATCCTATATTCTATTTTAATGGTGCAAAAAATATTGCTGTAAAAAATATGACTATTGAAGGTGGAAGAGGGTATGCGGCCCTGGGAACAACAAAGGATTACAAGATAATGACATATGGGGAGTTTTTAAGAAAGAACAATATGACAAATCCGATTACCTTTGACCCTAACTCTACTCATTTTCTCAGACTGGCGGATCCTTTGAATTATCCTGAAGCCCAGGTATTTCCAGGCCATATCTGGGATGGTTTTCTGGATGACGGAGCGGGAGTCCAGGGGATAGAATTCAGAAATTGCCAGATACGTAATTTTGGTCAAGGGGGATTAATATTCAGAGGGACTAAGATTAAGTTAGAATATAATGAAATAAAAAACATCGGCGGAACAGGAATATTTATGTCCGGTGGCGATTATGAGACCCTGACATCAAGTGAGAATTCAATAATAAACAATACAATACACAGAGTCGGATACCAGCATAGAGCTTATAATCCCGCGCTTGCCATACAAGGAGTTGGATGCAGAGTGGCTTATAATGATGTTTATGACGGACCACATTGTATTATAAACTTTGGTGGAAATGACCATATCTTTGAATATAATAAGATTCATGACGCAGTAAAAGAGTGTTTGGATATGGATGCTATATATACCCGAAATGAAATCAGTCCTCAGCAAAGGGGATCTATGTTCAGAAACAATTATATCTATAATCTTGGTATCTATCCCGTAGGTGAATATATCAAACAATTTAACGTTTGCGGAATAAGGACGGATAATAATGGACATGCACTGCAAATTTACAATAATATCTTTGCTAATATTGGCTCCAATAAAGCCAATAATGTGGTGGCAGTCAGAGCCCAGGGAACCCGTAGTGTTATAAAAGCAAATTTATTCTTAGACTGTTCGGCTACCTACTGGGGTTTTGACAGTTATAAACCATCAATGACTTGGAATACTGAGGATGAAGAAACCAGAAGGAGACTGGAGCTTGTAAAAACCTATGCTGCTAATCCTGTCTATGCTGCTAAGTACCCGGAGCTTTTAACTTTTCATCAGGAATTTTATGCGGCAGTAGCAACAAATGTATTTGATGAGAATTTGACTGTGAATATTAAGTTTCCCCTAAGTACGATAAATGGAACCCCCCTTCCAAGCGGTGCAAGAGGAGCCACAGAACTAATACTCGGCACAAACAATATAGCTACGACAAATGATCCTGGGTTTAATGGGTACAGTAATGGAGACTATGAACTTCAGACAGGGCTTACTCTGCTGGATCAAATTCCAAATTACAAGAACCATAATATGAAAGAATTTGGCCCTAAGAGTTTTAATGCAAAGGTTTTGACAGAAGATTTGGCAGACTATGTCATTAATCTGGATACTAATACAGTATCAAAAGAGTTGTTAATGAAAAATCTGATGGAAGTAACGAATTATCTGAACAAAGAACAGTATAAGCTGGCATTGTTAAATATAAAATTATTTATGGCAAAAGTTTGGCTTCAAACCCCTTGGATTATCAACACAGAACAATCTGA
The nucleotide sequence above comes from Anaerocolumna cellulosilytica. Encoded proteins:
- a CDS encoding ankyrin repeat domain-containing protein, with product MDNNIFITACKNGQKGVVLALLKKGGFDVNKRDSLGNTALYYASGKGAKDIVKAILEAGADASLANNNSNTPLHIVSQSGNKDIIKALLEAGADINATDNQGKTPLIYTVIAGRTETAKTLLKAGADKTLKDNQGLSAIDYATSAGLRDLIELLQYSGQNKDAKGNTPLHQACFNGQSEVVQVLLKHPDVMIDALNDAGDSPLNIACRIKSVVIVEELLKHKADTNLKLLNGNAPLHFLAHQGNQAIGKLLIKYGADVNIKNESSETPLIVAALSGNNDFVNLLIEHEADVKAVDNTGHNALYYASEGGYTEIVESLLTAGSDM
- a CDS encoding right-handed parallel beta-helix repeat-containing protein, producing the protein MKKAKKVICIMLTMLYILSMCLTSYAATDAETTSAPKNYACYYVDNNGSDSNNGSKQAPFQTIQRAKEAVRTRIGEGRLPEGGARIYLRGGIYYMYDSLVFEPEDSGYEEGKIIYTAYPGEEVRISGSKPIEQSWFRPITEEEKTPIIDQEAASRVMVADLRNNGITEYGELNTRGYHYFNKGQYMAAELIVNGENQTLARYPNEGTIPVNNKNLLPEEMSFKYENERPSSWVNATDAWICGTLSINYENNYYPIDNINTTEKKIKLKEGKIKTYYTNGWYFAENLLEEMDQVGEYYIDRENGKLYYLPPEDFNTNNYTIELSTIGNPIFYFNGAKNIAVKNMTIEGGRGYAALGTTKDYKIMTYGEFLRKNNMTNPITFDPNSTHFLRLADPLNYPEAQVFPGHIWDGFLDDGAGVQGIEFRNCQIRNFGQGGLIFRGTKIKLEYNEIKNIGGTGIFMSGGDYETLTSSENSIINNTIHRVGYQHRAYNPALAIQGVGCRVAYNDVYDGPHCIINFGGNDHIFEYNKIHDAVKECLDMDAIYTRNEISPQQRGSMFRNNYIYNLGIYPVGEYIKQFNVCGIRTDNNGHALQIYNNIFANIGSNKANNVVAVRAQGTRSVIKANLFLDCSATYWGFDSYKPSMTWNTEDEETRRRLELVKTYAANPVYAAKYPELLTFHQEFYAAVATNVFDENLTVNIKFPLSTINGTPLPSGARGATELILGTNNIATTNDPGFNGYSNGDYELQTGLTLLDQIPNYKNHNMKEFGPKSFNAKVLTEDLADYVINLDTNTVSKELLMKNLMEVTNYLNKEQYKLALLNIKLFMAKVWLQTPWIINTEQSDVIFNDSLSICKTIWEEAQRKAESKSDNRIDQIFDFLHSFTIETDKTEKYNALLDTMDDLIDSVQ